In a genomic window of Thalassotalea piscium:
- the guaB gene encoding IMP dehydrogenase — protein MLRIAQEALTFDDVLLVPAHSQVLPHTADLKTKLTRKINLNVPIVSASMDTVTEARLAITLAQEGGLGFIHKNMTIAEQAKNVSQVKKFESGIVSNAVTVSPDASIESVMKLADELGFSGFPVVDSSNNLVGIITGRDLRFETDLTKPVTALMTTKENLVTVKEGAKREEILSLMHGHRIEKILVVDDAFKLTGLITVKDYQKAESKPNACKDELGRLRVGAAVGVGAGTDERIDALVAAGVDVLLIDTSHGHSQGVLDRVAETRAKYPDLQIIAGNVATGAGAKALADVGVDAVKVGIGPGSICTTRIVTGVGVPQLTAISNAVDALEGTGIPVIADGGIRFSGDIAKALVAGAHCVMVGSMLAGTEEAPGEVELYQGRYYKSYRGMGSLGAMDQKEGSSDRYFQKSDGEADKLVPEGIEGRVAYKGPVAAIIHQQMGGLRSSMGLTGSKDIETMRTKPEFMKITAAGMGESHVHDVTITKEAPNYRMG, from the coding sequence ATGCTACGAATTGCCCAAGAAGCACTAACGTTTGATGATGTTCTTTTGGTACCTGCTCACTCACAGGTATTACCCCACACGGCCGATTTAAAAACTAAATTAACCCGTAAAATCAATTTAAATGTACCAATAGTTTCTGCGTCTATGGACACAGTAACAGAAGCTCGCCTTGCCATAACTTTAGCGCAAGAGGGGGGTTTAGGTTTTATTCATAAAAATATGACTATTGCTGAGCAAGCTAAAAATGTATCTCAAGTTAAAAAGTTTGAAAGTGGTATTGTTTCTAATGCAGTAACCGTTAGCCCTGATGCAAGTATTGAATCAGTAATGAAACTTGCAGACGAACTGGGCTTTTCGGGTTTTCCGGTAGTTGATAGCTCAAATAACCTAGTAGGTATTATTACAGGCAGAGACTTACGCTTCGAAACAGACTTAACTAAGCCTGTAACTGCGTTGATGACGACTAAAGAAAATTTAGTGACTGTGAAAGAAGGGGCTAAACGCGAAGAGATATTAAGTTTAATGCATGGCCACCGCATTGAAAAAATCTTAGTAGTAGACGATGCGTTTAAACTAACAGGTTTGATCACAGTAAAAGATTATCAAAAAGCAGAAAGTAAGCCTAATGCGTGTAAAGACGAACTAGGTCGCTTACGTGTTGGTGCTGCAGTTGGTGTTGGCGCAGGCACAGATGAGCGTATTGATGCATTAGTTGCGGCTGGTGTTGACGTGTTATTAATTGATACTTCACACGGGCATTCACAAGGAGTGCTTGATCGTGTTGCTGAAACACGTGCTAAATATCCTGATTTACAAATAATTGCAGGTAATGTTGCTACCGGTGCGGGTGCAAAAGCATTAGCCGATGTTGGTGTTGATGCGGTTAAAGTAGGGATTGGCCCAGGATCAATTTGTACAACACGTATTGTCACTGGTGTTGGTGTGCCACAATTAACCGCAATTTCAAATGCAGTTGATGCGCTAGAAGGTACTGGTATTCCTGTTATTGCTGATGGCGGCATTCGCTTTTCGGGTGATATTGCTAAGGCACTTGTGGCAGGAGCTCATTGTGTAATGGTGGGTTCAATGCTTGCAGGTACAGAAGAAGCCCCTGGCGAAGTTGAACTCTATCAAGGCCGTTATTATAAATCATATCGCGGTATGGGGTCATTAGGTGCTATGGATCAAAAAGAAGGTTCAAGTGATCGATATTTTCAAAAGTCTGATGGAGAAGCCGATAAACTGGTACCAGAAGGCATTGAAGGCCGAGTAGCCTACAAAGGACCTGTTGCTGCCATTATTCATCAGCAAATGGGTGGTTTGCGCTCATCAATGGGATTAACGGGAAGTAAAGACATTGAAACTATGCGTACTAAGCCTGAGTTTATGAAAATTACCGCAGCAGGCATGGGTGAATCTCATGTTCATGATGTAACTATCACTAAAGAAGCGCCTAATTATCGTATGGGTTAA
- the guaA gene encoding glutamine-hydrolyzing GMP synthase, with translation MSTDIHDSRILILDFGSQYTQLIARRVREIGVYCELWAWDVTQEQIKAFNPSGIILAGGPESVTEHNSPRAPEYVFNAGVPVFGVCYGMQTMAEQLGGAVQGSDHKEFGYAAVEVIAKSALFNAIEDRVGSTGNALLDVWMSHGDKVSAIPEGFITIAQTPSCAFAAMANEDKKFYGVQFHPEVTHTKQGMRILEHFVIDICQCEKLWTPSSIIEDAIEKMKAQIGDDEVVLGLSGGVDSSVVAMLLHRAIGDKLTCVFVDNGLLRLNEGKQVMDMFGDHFGLNIIHVNAENRFLDRLADENDPEKKRKIIGNVFVEIFDEEASKLTNAKWLAQGTIYPDVIESAASATGKAHVIKSHHNVGGLPEHMKLGLVEPLRELFKDEVRKIGLELGLPYDMLYRHPFPGPGLGVRILGEVKKEYADLLRRADHIFIEELHKHDLYSKVSQAFTVFLPVRSVGVMGDGRKYDWVVSLRAVETIDFMTAHWAHLPYDFLGLVSNRIINEIEGISRVVYDISGKPPATIEWE, from the coding sequence ATGAGTACAGATATTCATGACTCGCGAATTTTAATATTAGATTTTGGCTCTCAATATACTCAACTTATTGCGCGTAGAGTGCGAGAAATAGGGGTGTATTGTGAATTATGGGCATGGGACGTAACACAAGAGCAAATTAAAGCGTTTAACCCAAGCGGTATTATTTTAGCTGGCGGACCAGAAAGCGTTACTGAACACAATTCACCTCGTGCACCTGAGTACGTTTTTAATGCGGGCGTTCCTGTGTTTGGTGTGTGTTACGGTATGCAAACAATGGCAGAGCAGCTTGGTGGTGCGGTACAAGGCTCTGATCATAAAGAGTTTGGTTATGCTGCGGTTGAAGTGATTGCTAAATCAGCGTTATTTAATGCTATTGAAGATCGTGTTGGCTCAACCGGTAACGCATTATTAGATGTTTGGATGAGCCACGGAGATAAAGTCTCCGCGATTCCTGAAGGCTTTATTACCATAGCGCAAACGCCTAGTTGTGCATTTGCGGCAATGGCAAATGAAGATAAAAAATTCTACGGTGTACAGTTTCACCCTGAAGTTACTCACACCAAACAAGGTATGCGTATTTTAGAGCATTTTGTTATTGATATTTGTCAATGTGAAAAACTTTGGACCCCATCTTCAATTATTGAAGATGCAATTGAAAAAATGAAAGCGCAAATCGGTGACGACGAAGTAGTATTAGGGTTATCTGGCGGCGTCGACTCTTCAGTTGTTGCTATGCTTTTACACCGTGCGATCGGTGATAAACTTACCTGTGTATTTGTTGATAACGGTTTACTACGTTTAAACGAAGGTAAACAAGTGATGGATATGTTTGGCGATCACTTCGGTTTAAACATTATTCATGTTAATGCTGAAAACCGTTTCTTAGATCGTCTAGCTGATGAAAATGATCCTGAGAAAAAGCGTAAAATTATCGGCAATGTTTTTGTTGAAATTTTTGATGAAGAAGCGAGTAAGCTCACCAACGCTAAATGGTTAGCACAAGGTACAATTTACCCCGATGTTATTGAGTCAGCTGCATCAGCAACCGGTAAAGCACATGTAATTAAATCTCATCATAATGTTGGTGGTTTACCTGAACATATGAAATTAGGCTTAGTAGAGCCATTACGTGAACTCTTTAAAGATGAAGTACGAAAAATTGGTTTAGAGCTTGGTTTGCCATACGATATGCTTTATCGTCATCCGTTCCCTGGGCCAGGCTTAGGTGTTCGTATTCTTGGTGAAGTTAAAAAAGAGTATGCTGACTTATTACGCCGAGCCGATCATATTTTTATTGAAGAATTACATAAACACGACCTATACAGTAAAGTGAGCCAAGCATTTACCGTATTCTTACCTGTTCGTTCTGTAGGTGTTATGGGCGATGGCCGTAAATATGACTGGGTTGTTAGCTTACGCGCAGTAGAAACAATCGATTTTATGACTGCACATTGGGCACACTTGCCTTACGACTTTTTGGGGTTGGTGTCTAATCGCATTATTAATGAGATTGAAGGTATTTCAAGAGTTGTATACGACATATCAGGTAAGCCGCCAGCAACTATAGAGTGGGAATAA
- a CDS encoding RidA family protein, with protein MTIERLETKQRMSRIVKHNGTIYLCGQVCADAAKDITEQTQTMLDKVETLLEQAGSSKEHMLSATIYLKTMADFAQMNEVWDAWVPEGYAPARACVQAAMARDTLLVEISVVAAQK; from the coding sequence ATGACAATAGAAAGATTAGAAACCAAACAACGCATGAGCAGAATAGTTAAACATAACGGTACGATATATTTATGTGGACAAGTCTGTGCTGATGCAGCCAAAGATATTACTGAGCAAACACAAACAATGCTTGATAAAGTAGAAACTTTACTTGAACAAGCTGGAAGCTCAAAAGAACATATGCTTTCAGCCACTATTTACTTGAAAACAATGGCAGACTTTGCCCAAATGAATGAGGTTTGGGATGCTTGGGTACCTGAGGGCTATGCACCTGCGCGAGCTTGTGTACAAGCGGCTATGGCTCGTGATACCTTGCTTGTTGAAATATCGGTAGTTGCAGCTCAGAAATAA
- a CDS encoding RecQ family ATP-dependent DNA helicase, which translates to MNTLIQQTLANTFGFNDFREGQAQTINQLLNSDSSLAIFPTGSGKSLCYQLAALHLPHLTLVVSPLLALMKDQLEFLHSKGVKAASIDSSLSAQEHQDVVKAVKSGSIKILMVSVERFKNERFRQLIASISVSMLVIDEAHCISEWGHNFRPDYLKLPYYQQLLNIPLVLLLTATATPKVKQDMARKFAINDKHIVQTGFYRANLTLAMCAVAQTNKTQVLADILSQYSGSAIVYVTLQQTAQNVADELIKYGFKAQAYHAGLEGELRTDIQNKFMTGQVPIIVATIAFGMGIDKNNVRTVVHYDLPKSIENYSQEIGRAGRDGLVSHCITLASTAGLNTLENFIYGDTPELSGIEYVLHSINAEQQNQQWQLQGLSLSTESNIRQLPLKTLLVQLELLNVVKPKFTYFADFKYKFNVSEEDVIERFTGERQAFLKAVFATSNKKKVWAEPDFDRLMQYYQSDRARVVIALEYLSDQGLITLEAKKSTEVFEVNALALANNNLAQQLFSYFKDKEQSEILRIHQLINFLQSSTCLTYGLAKYFGDEGAPKQCGHCSVCDGRPISLAVDELPSWPSDEVITNALEQLKQQLAGKTKAKLTSVNYCRFLTGITAPMFARHKVQQLSGFALCEKMPFQQVYEKIAKLGY; encoded by the coding sequence GTGAATACTTTAATACAGCAAACGTTAGCAAATACCTTTGGTTTTAATGACTTTAGAGAAGGGCAAGCGCAAACTATTAATCAGCTATTAAATAGCGACTCTAGTTTGGCTATTTTTCCGACCGGCTCTGGCAAGTCTTTATGTTATCAGCTAGCTGCTTTGCATTTACCACATTTAACGTTAGTGGTTTCGCCTTTGCTAGCGTTAATGAAAGACCAGTTGGAGTTTTTGCATAGTAAAGGCGTCAAAGCAGCAAGTATCGACTCTAGTTTAAGTGCACAAGAGCATCAAGATGTAGTAAAAGCGGTTAAATCGGGTTCGATCAAGATATTAATGGTTTCGGTTGAGCGTTTTAAAAATGAACGTTTTCGACAGCTTATTGCTTCAATTTCAGTATCAATGTTAGTTATTGATGAAGCGCACTGTATTTCAGAATGGGGCCATAACTTTCGACCAGACTATCTAAAGCTTCCATATTATCAGCAATTATTAAATATACCTTTAGTGTTATTGTTAACGGCGACAGCTACTCCAAAGGTAAAGCAGGATATGGCAAGAAAGTTTGCAATTAATGATAAACATATTGTGCAAACAGGCTTTTATCGCGCTAACTTAACACTTGCGATGTGCGCTGTAGCTCAAACAAATAAAACGCAGGTGCTCGCTGACATATTATCCCAATACTCAGGTTCAGCTATTGTCTATGTGACGCTTCAACAAACAGCACAAAACGTAGCTGACGAGCTAATAAAATATGGCTTTAAAGCACAGGCTTATCACGCAGGTTTAGAAGGCGAGCTTAGGACTGACATTCAAAATAAATTTATGACTGGCCAAGTGCCAATTATTGTCGCAACTATCGCATTTGGCATGGGAATAGATAAAAATAATGTTCGCACTGTGGTGCATTATGATTTGCCCAAATCGATTGAAAACTATAGTCAAGAAATAGGTAGGGCAGGGCGTGACGGGCTAGTTTCTCACTGCATTACGTTGGCCTCTACTGCGGGATTAAATACCCTAGAAAATTTTATTTATGGTGATACACCTGAGCTATCAGGAATTGAGTATGTGCTTCATAGTATTAATGCCGAGCAGCAAAATCAACAATGGCAGTTACAAGGGCTATCATTATCAACTGAAAGTAACATTAGACAACTTCCGTTAAAAACCTTATTAGTACAACTAGAGCTCCTTAATGTAGTTAAGCCTAAGTTTACCTATTTTGCGGATTTTAAATATAAATTTAACGTTAGTGAAGAGGATGTTATTGAGCGGTTTACAGGCGAAAGACAAGCCTTTTTAAAGGCTGTTTTTGCAACTAGCAATAAAAAGAAGGTGTGGGCAGAGCCTGATTTTGACCGACTAATGCAGTATTATCAAAGTGATCGTGCTCGTGTAGTTATCGCATTAGAGTATTTATCTGATCAAGGATTGATCACTTTAGAGGCTAAAAAATCAACCGAAGTGTTTGAGGTGAACGCATTAGCCTTAGCAAATAACAACCTTGCTCAGCAGTTGTTTAGTTACTTTAAAGATAAAGAGCAAAGTGAAATATTACGTATTCATCAATTAATTAATTTCTTACAAAGCTCTACCTGTTTAACTTATGGCTTAGCGAAATACTTTGGCGATGAAGGTGCGCCAAAACAGTGTGGGCATTGCTCTGTTTGTGATGGTAGACCAATATCGTTAGCTGTTGATGAATTACCTTCTTGGCCAAGTGATGAGGTCATCACTAATGCGCTTGAGCAGCTGAAACAGCAATTAGCAGGAAAAACAAAAGCCAAGCTTACGAGTGTAAATTATTGTCGCTTTTTAACAGGTATAACTGCGCCTATGTTTGCAAGGCATAAAGTTCAACAACTATCTGGTTTCGCGCTGTGTGAGAAAATGCCATTTCAACAAGTCTATGAAAAAATAGCTAA